The proteins below are encoded in one region of Microbacterium pygmaeum:
- the cydD gene encoding thiol reductant ABC exporter subunit CydD: protein MSDQTDAAGPPRVSGKPVDPRLLRYAASSRWFFVAIGAIAVAQTAVIIAFAGLLTRVIVGAIERMPLPELAATLGALGAVVAVRALLLWAREAVASRAAARVQTELRAALIAGIDRLGPEWLDTRNSAALAVTAGRGLDALEAYFGRYLPQLVSTAVATPILVATMWWQDWISGLTVVLTLPLIPIFMVLIGYATRATQQRQWSTLQRLAARFADTVEGLSTLKIYGRQHRAAASIEKVTADYRRETMKVLRVSFLSGFALEFLASISVAVIAVSIGFRLIDGSLALGVGLFVLLLAPEAYLPLRQVGVQFHAATEGVAASDVVFDVLDAAGTRAHGTAAGIGARSAHRGGESAPRRTGSAPNRASGVLRIEGMRVRRGGRMLPPVDFVAAPGTVTLIEGPSGAGKSSVLAALRGAAGFEGTAQIGDAAIRSLAPATWLAWAGQRPGLVSGSISENVALGDPAPEAGDIRRALELACAGELDPARRLGVQGAGISGGQAQRVAVARAFYRRLRGRSVVVALDEPSSALDPDTEARLWRNVRAVADQGAAVVLVSHRRSAREIADQVVALNALEVVR from the coding sequence GTGAGTGACCAGACGGATGCCGCGGGACCGCCGCGCGTGAGCGGCAAGCCGGTGGATCCGCGGCTGCTGCGCTACGCGGCATCGTCCCGCTGGTTCTTCGTCGCCATCGGCGCGATCGCGGTGGCACAGACCGCCGTCATCATCGCGTTCGCCGGGTTGCTCACGAGGGTGATCGTAGGCGCGATCGAGCGGATGCCGCTCCCCGAACTGGCCGCGACGCTCGGCGCGCTGGGCGCTGTCGTCGCGGTACGCGCGCTCCTGCTGTGGGCTCGCGAAGCGGTCGCCTCGCGCGCTGCGGCGCGCGTGCAGACGGAACTGCGCGCGGCGCTGATCGCCGGCATCGACCGGCTCGGGCCCGAGTGGCTGGACACGCGCAACTCCGCCGCGCTGGCGGTGACCGCCGGCCGCGGACTCGATGCACTCGAGGCGTACTTCGGCCGGTATCTGCCGCAGCTCGTCTCCACCGCGGTCGCCACGCCGATCCTCGTCGCCACGATGTGGTGGCAGGACTGGATCTCGGGGCTGACGGTCGTGCTCACCCTGCCCTTGATCCCGATCTTCATGGTCCTGATCGGTTATGCGACCCGCGCGACGCAGCAACGTCAATGGAGCACCCTGCAGCGCCTGGCCGCGCGGTTCGCCGACACCGTCGAGGGCCTCTCGACTCTGAAGATCTACGGACGCCAGCATCGCGCCGCCGCCTCGATCGAGAAGGTCACCGCGGACTACCGGCGCGAGACGATGAAGGTGCTGCGGGTCTCGTTCCTATCGGGTTTCGCCCTGGAGTTCCTCGCCAGCATCTCCGTCGCCGTCATCGCGGTCTCGATCGGCTTCCGACTCATCGACGGATCGCTGGCCCTCGGCGTCGGGTTGTTCGTCCTGCTCCTGGCACCGGAGGCGTACCTGCCGCTTCGCCAGGTCGGCGTCCAGTTCCACGCCGCAACCGAGGGGGTGGCTGCCAGCGACGTGGTGTTCGACGTGCTCGACGCCGCGGGGACTCGCGCGCACGGCACCGCCGCCGGGATCGGGGCACGGTCTGCGCATCGGGGCGGAGAATCCGCGCCCCGGCGCACGGGATCCGCCCCGAACCGCGCCAGCGGGGTCCTGCGGATCGAAGGGATGCGCGTTCGGCGCGGAGGGCGGATGCTGCCGCCCGTCGACTTCGTCGCGGCACCCGGCACCGTGACGCTGATCGAGGGGCCGAGCGGCGCCGGAAAATCGAGCGTCCTCGCCGCGCTGCGCGGCGCCGCCGGCTTCGAGGGCACCGCGCAGATCGGTGACGCCGCCATCCGCAGCCTCGCACCGGCGACGTGGCTCGCGTGGGCGGGCCAGCGGCCGGGCCTGGTCTCGGGCTCGATCTCGGAGAACGTGGCCCTCGGCGACCCGGCGCCGGAGGCCGGCGACATACGCCGGGCGCTCGAACTCGCCTGCGCCGGCGAATTGGACCCCGCCCGCCGCCTTGGCGTGCAGGGAGCCGGGATCTCCGGCGGCCAGGCGCAGCGAGTGGCCGTCGCGCGTGCCTTCTATCGCCGCCTCCGCGGCCGATCGGTGGTGGTGGCGCTCGACGAGCCCAGTTCCGCACTCGATCCCGACACAGAGGCCCGGCTGTGGCGCAACGTCCGCGCGGTCGCCGACCAGGGCGCCGCCGTGGTGCTCGTCTCGCACCGGCGGAGTGCCCGCGAGATCGCCGACCAGGTCGTCGCCTTGAACGCGCTCGAGGTCGTCCGATGA
- the cydB gene encoding cytochrome d ubiquinol oxidase subunit II produces the protein MDLAYLWFFIVGFLFVGYFVLDGFDFGVGMSLPFLGKDDISRRQIINTIGPVWDLNETWIIVAGACLFAAFPEWYATLFSGFYLPLLLILLALILRGVSFEYRHQRDSLRWKRGFDRMIVIGSAVPALLWGVAVANIVQGVPLDADHEFTGSLLTLLNPYGLLGGLTTLLLFFTHGVYFVALKTDGQVAADAQRLAGRAGLLTIVVAATFLTWTIGMAFAQERPLAGITVIFAAVAAALLIGSWVANVRGREGWAFGFGAFTIVAAVLALWFALFPYVMPSTLDMATNSLTIDNASSTDYTLTIMSWAALVFLPLVLAYQGWTYWIFRKRVSRSRIEKAAASVPH, from the coding sequence ATGGATCTCGCCTACCTCTGGTTCTTCATCGTCGGCTTCCTGTTCGTCGGCTACTTCGTCCTGGACGGCTTCGACTTCGGTGTCGGGATGTCGCTGCCCTTCCTCGGCAAGGACGACATCAGCCGTCGCCAGATCATCAACACGATCGGCCCGGTCTGGGATCTCAACGAGACCTGGATCATCGTCGCCGGCGCGTGCCTGTTCGCCGCCTTCCCGGAGTGGTACGCGACCCTCTTCAGCGGGTTCTATCTGCCCCTGCTGCTGATCCTCCTCGCGCTGATTCTGCGGGGCGTCTCATTCGAATACCGCCATCAGCGCGACAGTCTCCGCTGGAAGCGCGGCTTCGACCGGATGATCGTGATCGGCTCGGCCGTGCCGGCACTGCTGTGGGGAGTCGCGGTCGCCAACATCGTGCAGGGCGTTCCGCTGGACGCCGACCACGAGTTCACCGGCTCGCTGCTGACTCTTCTGAACCCGTACGGACTCCTCGGCGGACTCACGACCCTGCTGCTGTTCTTCACGCACGGCGTGTACTTCGTCGCGCTGAAGACCGACGGCCAGGTCGCCGCCGATGCGCAGCGGCTGGCAGGTCGCGCGGGGCTGCTCACCATCGTCGTCGCTGCGACGTTCCTGACCTGGACGATCGGGATGGCCTTCGCCCAGGAGCGGCCGCTCGCCGGGATCACGGTGATCTTCGCCGCGGTTGCCGCTGCGCTGCTGATCGGATCGTGGGTGGCGAACGTCCGGGGTCGCGAAGGGTGGGCGTTCGGATTCGGCGCCTTCACCATCGTCGCGGCGGTGCTCGCTCTGTGGTTCGCGCTGTTTCCCTACGTCATGCCGTCGACGCTCGACATGGCCACGAACAGCCTGACGATCGACAATGCCTCCAGCACCGATTACACGCTGACGATCATGTCGTGGGCGGCCCTGGTCTTCCTGCCGCTGGTGCTGGCCTATCAGGGCTGGACGTACTGGATCTTCCGCAAGCGGGTCTCGCGCTCCCGGATCGAGAAGGCAGCGGCATCCGTCCCGCACTGA
- a CDS encoding cytochrome ubiquinol oxidase subunit I, with the protein MDLLDPLLLARWQFGLTTLYHFLFVPLTLGMALTVSIFQTAWFRTANLKWLHLTRFFGKIFLINFAMGVVTGIVQEFQFGMNWSSYSRFVGDVFGAPLAFEGLMAFFFEATFIGLWIFGWDKLPKGLHLASIWIATIGAWFSAYFILAANAFMQNPVGYQMAQDGGRAEMNDFLAVLTNPVALAALPHTLFAAFMMTAGVIISISAWQLVRGRNVEMMRSSLRYGLWGMIIAFAGVALSGDQLGLVMVQTQPMKMAAAEAMFNSACGADASFSIFTLGTPDGSTELFSIRIPYLLSFLSTHTLDGCVEGINDLNAEYTTQLFPQFADQVDGNFAPILWVTYWSFRWMIGLGGIAALTAVVGLWLTRKKAKRAVPTWAWRLAIWAWPASLFAILVGWVFTEMGRQPWIVFGLMLTEDGVSPSVPGWTVLISLLAFTAIYAALAVVEIGLILKTAHRGPDPLPGPDDPDPREHALEDTPTTVY; encoded by the coding sequence GTGGATCTTCTCGACCCGCTCCTGCTGGCCCGCTGGCAGTTCGGCCTGACGACGCTCTACCACTTCCTGTTCGTCCCGCTCACGCTCGGGATGGCGCTGACGGTCTCGATCTTCCAGACTGCGTGGTTTCGGACGGCGAACCTGAAGTGGCTGCACCTCACGCGCTTCTTCGGGAAGATCTTCCTGATCAACTTCGCCATGGGCGTGGTCACCGGCATCGTGCAGGAGTTCCAGTTCGGCATGAACTGGTCGTCGTATTCGCGCTTCGTGGGCGACGTGTTCGGCGCTCCGCTGGCGTTCGAAGGACTCATGGCCTTCTTCTTCGAGGCGACCTTCATCGGACTGTGGATCTTCGGCTGGGACAAGCTGCCGAAGGGACTCCACCTCGCGAGCATCTGGATCGCCACGATCGGCGCCTGGTTCTCGGCCTATTTCATCCTCGCAGCGAACGCCTTCATGCAAAACCCGGTGGGCTATCAGATGGCCCAGGACGGCGGCCGGGCCGAGATGAACGACTTCCTCGCCGTACTGACGAACCCGGTCGCCCTGGCCGCCCTGCCGCACACGCTCTTCGCCGCGTTCATGATGACCGCCGGCGTGATCATCTCCATCTCGGCCTGGCAGCTCGTGCGCGGGCGGAACGTCGAGATGATGCGCTCCTCCCTGCGCTACGGCTTGTGGGGCATGATCATCGCGTTCGCCGGCGTCGCGCTCTCCGGCGACCAGCTGGGCCTGGTGATGGTCCAGACCCAGCCGATGAAGATGGCGGCAGCGGAGGCGATGTTCAACAGCGCGTGCGGCGCCGACGCATCCTTCTCCATCTTCACCCTGGGAACGCCCGACGGATCGACCGAGCTGTTCTCCATCCGCATCCCCTACCTGCTGTCCTTCCTGTCCACGCACACCCTGGACGGCTGCGTCGAGGGGATCAACGACCTCAACGCGGAGTACACCACCCAGCTGTTCCCGCAGTTCGCCGACCAGGTCGACGGCAACTTCGCCCCCATCCTGTGGGTGACGTACTGGTCGTTCCGCTGGATGATCGGCCTCGGCGGAATCGCCGCGCTCACCGCCGTGGTGGGTCTGTGGCTCACGCGCAAGAAGGCGAAACGAGCCGTCCCGACCTGGGCATGGCGCCTCGCGATCTGGGCGTGGCCGGCATCGCTGTTCGCGATCCTCGTCGGCTGGGTCTTCACCGAGATGGGCCGCCAGCCCTGGATCGTGTTCGGGCTGATGCTCACCGAGGACGGCGTCTCGCCGAGCGTCCCTGGGTGGACGGTGCTGATCTCGCTGCTCGCCTTCACCGCGATCTACGCGGCGCTCGCCGTCGTCGAGATCGGTCTGATTCTGAAGACCGCGCATCGAGGACCGGATCCGCTGCCGGGACCCGATGATCCGGATCCGCGCGAGCACGCCCTCGAAGACACCCCGACGACGGTCTATTAG
- the cls gene encoding cardiolipin synthase: MDINGNLIAGIVLSAAHVVIVIAALIIIPRHRKPTAAMAWLLLIVLLPFVGIALFLLIGSFTLPAKRRDEQARINELITERVAGRTEPGEAADWPRWFQRVVDQNTALTALPAVGGNAAALLGDYTGSIDAMAAEIDAATSFVHVEFFIVAWDDTTRGFFSAMERAVARGVSVRLLADHVSSKRVARSKETFAELDRIGVTWAWMLPVMPFQGKYQRPDLRNHRKIVLVDGRVAFLGSQNLIDRSYDSPSHIKRGLKWQELVTRVTGPVVASVNAVFLSDWLIETGESLLETEHVPTDALERNTSADELVCQVVPSGPGYPTENNLRLFLSLIYGATDKVILTSPYFVPDEAMVYAITTACQRGLDVQLFVSEIGDQGLVYHAQRSYYDALLEAGVRIFLYPAPFILHSKHFSIDDDIAVIGSSNMDIRSFSLNMEVMMLVRGASFVAQMREVEQGYRDAGRELTLEQWRREPRKATFLDGLARLTSAVN, from the coding sequence ATGGACATCAACGGGAATCTCATCGCCGGCATCGTGCTCTCCGCCGCCCACGTCGTGATCGTGATCGCCGCGCTGATCATCATCCCGCGCCACCGCAAGCCGACCGCCGCCATGGCCTGGCTGCTGCTGATCGTGCTGCTGCCCTTCGTCGGCATCGCGCTGTTCCTGCTGATCGGCAGTTTCACGCTGCCGGCGAAGCGGCGCGACGAGCAGGCGAGGATCAACGAGCTCATCACCGAGCGCGTCGCCGGCAGGACCGAGCCGGGCGAGGCGGCGGACTGGCCGCGATGGTTCCAGCGGGTCGTCGACCAGAACACGGCCCTGACGGCGCTGCCGGCAGTCGGGGGCAACGCCGCGGCGCTGCTCGGCGACTACACCGGGTCGATCGATGCGATGGCGGCCGAGATCGATGCGGCCACCTCGTTCGTGCATGTGGAGTTCTTCATCGTGGCGTGGGATGACACGACCCGCGGCTTCTTCTCCGCCATGGAGCGCGCCGTCGCACGCGGCGTCTCGGTGCGCCTGCTCGCCGACCACGTGTCCTCCAAGCGCGTCGCCCGATCGAAGGAGACGTTCGCCGAGCTGGATCGCATCGGCGTGACATGGGCGTGGATGCTGCCGGTGATGCCGTTCCAGGGCAAGTATCAGCGCCCCGATCTGCGCAACCACCGCAAGATCGTCCTCGTGGACGGCCGGGTCGCGTTCCTGGGGTCGCAGAACCTCATCGACCGCTCCTACGACTCCCCCAGTCACATCAAGCGGGGGCTGAAGTGGCAGGAGCTGGTCACCCGCGTGACCGGCCCCGTGGTGGCATCCGTCAATGCCGTCTTCCTTTCGGACTGGCTGATCGAGACGGGCGAATCGCTGCTGGAGACCGAGCACGTGCCCACCGACGCCCTGGAGCGCAACACCTCCGCGGACGAGCTGGTGTGCCAGGTCGTCCCGAGCGGTCCGGGCTACCCGACCGAGAACAACCTCCGTCTGTTCCTGTCGTTGATCTACGGCGCCACCGACAAGGTGATCCTGACGAGCCCGTACTTCGTCCCCGACGAGGCGATGGTCTACGCGATCACGACCGCCTGCCAGCGCGGGCTCGATGTTCAGCTGTTCGTCTCCGAGATCGGAGACCAGGGGCTGGTCTATCACGCGCAGCGTTCGTACTACGACGCGCTGCTGGAGGCCGGGGTGCGCATCTTCCTCTACCCCGCGCCGTTCATCCTCCACTCCAAGCACTTCTCGATCGACGACGACATCGCCGTGATCGGATCCAGCAACATGGACATCCGCTCGTTCAGTCTGAACATGGAGGTCATGATGCTCGTGCGCGGCGCTTCGTTCGTCGCGCAGATGCGCGAGGTCGAGCAGGGATACCGGGATGCCGGCCGCGAGCTGACGCTCGAGCAGTGGCGCCGCGAGCCTCGGAAGGCCACGTTCCTGGACGGTCTCGCGCGGCTGACCTCGGCTGTGAACTGA
- a CDS encoding DUF2510 domain-containing protein, producing the protein MATTPPGWYDDGRGALRWWDGQQWTEHVQTPDPDPAVDAPAEEQAPAAPTLEDGVSVEPAEPAVPSPDQPAASNDPDLAARPAEYPPSAPPGYPGGFTGGAAPAGGFIAATEPKKSKLWILWVVLGVVLLGIVILMAILIPVLIGVFGNATSGGGNGGASDADEAAAVAAVQLYDEAWRTVDCDKFVAATTEELRVALELTACEDFDVAATGFSESVENYQLTVTAVERDGDEISVQTSETYDSLYDEDGNPVEEPTPYEDRYDYTVVPSAGGWAVDDLDSN; encoded by the coding sequence ATGGCCACCACACCGCCGGGATGGTACGACGACGGACGCGGCGCCCTGCGCTGGTGGGACGGACAGCAGTGGACCGAGCATGTGCAGACGCCCGACCCGGATCCGGCCGTCGACGCACCGGCCGAGGAACAGGCGCCCGCGGCACCGACGCTCGAGGACGGCGTGTCGGTTGAACCTGCCGAACCGGCGGTGCCATCTCCCGATCAGCCCGCCGCGTCGAACGATCCCGATCTTGCCGCACGGCCGGCCGAGTACCCGCCGTCGGCGCCTCCGGGCTACCCTGGCGGTTTCACCGGCGGGGCGGCACCGGCGGGCGGATTCATCGCGGCGACGGAGCCGAAGAAGTCCAAGCTCTGGATCCTCTGGGTCGTGCTCGGCGTCGTGCTCCTGGGCATCGTCATCCTGATGGCCATCCTCATCCCCGTGCTGATCGGCGTCTTCGGCAACGCGACCTCCGGTGGCGGGAACGGCGGGGCGAGCGATGCCGATGAGGCCGCCGCCGTCGCGGCCGTGCAGCTCTACGACGAGGCTTGGCGGACCGTCGACTGCGACAAGTTCGTCGCGGCGACCACTGAAGAGCTCCGGGTCGCGCTCGAACTGACCGCGTGCGAGGACTTCGATGTCGCGGCGACCGGCTTCAGCGAGTCGGTCGAGAACTACCAGCTGACCGTCACCGCGGTGGAGCGCGACGGTGACGAGATCTCCGTGCAGACCTCCGAGACGTACGACAGCCTGTACGACGAGGACGGGAACCCGGTCGAGGAGCCGACTCCCTACGAGGATCGCTACGACTACACAGTGGTGCCCTCGGCCGGAGGCTGGGCCGTCGACGACCTCGATTCCAACTGA
- a CDS encoding sulfite exporter TauE/SafE family protein, translating to MGDLSEPPTRNARFVLGCIGIGLIAGLLSGLFGVGGGTVIVPLLVLLMSFDQRLAAGTSLAAIVPTATVGVISYALHGSVAWIPALILAAGAVVGAQIGSWLLPRTPITALRWGFVGFLSVVIVSLFLVIPSRDADLPLTIITILGLVVLGLVTGTLAGLLGVGGGIIVVPALMLIFGTSDLIAKGTSLLMMIPTAISGTVGNIRRRNVDLFAAALIGVAACTTTAIGAWIATIVDPFLGNVLFAIFIAVIAVQMALRAIRGRKPKN from the coding sequence ATGGGGGACCTGTCCGAGCCGCCCACCCGCAACGCGCGATTCGTTCTCGGCTGCATCGGGATCGGCCTGATCGCCGGACTTCTGTCCGGCCTGTTCGGCGTCGGCGGCGGAACGGTCATCGTGCCGCTCCTGGTGCTGCTGATGAGCTTCGATCAGCGGCTCGCAGCCGGAACGTCGCTGGCGGCGATCGTTCCGACCGCGACCGTCGGGGTGATCTCCTACGCGCTGCACGGGTCGGTGGCCTGGATCCCGGCGCTCATCCTGGCGGCGGGTGCGGTCGTGGGAGCGCAGATCGGGAGCTGGCTGCTGCCGCGGACGCCCATCACCGCCCTGCGATGGGGCTTCGTCGGGTTCCTGAGCGTCGTGATCGTCAGTTTGTTCCTCGTGATCCCCTCGCGCGACGCCGACCTGCCGCTGACGATCATCACGATCCTCGGACTCGTGGTGCTGGGGCTCGTGACCGGAACGCTCGCCGGGCTCCTCGGCGTGGGCGGTGGGATCATCGTCGTGCCCGCGCTGATGCTGATCTTCGGCACCAGCGACCTGATCGCCAAGGGCACGTCGCTGCTGATGATGATCCCGACCGCCATCTCGGGGACGGTCGGCAACATCCGCCGTCGCAATGTCGATCTCTTCGCCGCCGCGCTGATCGGCGTAGCCGCGTGCACGACGACCGCGATCGGGGCCTGGATCGCGACGATCGTCGACCCGTTCCTGGGCAACGTGCTGTTCGCGATCTTCATCGCCGTGATCGCGGTGCAGATGGCGCTGCGCGCGATCCGCGGCCGCAAGCCGAAGAACTGA
- a CDS encoding MaoC family dehydratase N-terminal domain-containing protein, translating into MPVNTELVGREFAPTAPYLVGREKVREFARAVLATDPQHFDPAVARGLGYPDVVAPPTFAMVVQDLTLQQLLAEPDSGIELARVLHAEQRFRYSRPIVAGDELTATLSVSGVRVMGGNAMVTSDAEIRDAAGEHVVTATSVLLVGADA; encoded by the coding sequence GTGCCAGTGAACACCGAGCTGGTCGGGCGCGAGTTCGCCCCGACCGCCCCCTACCTCGTCGGCCGGGAGAAGGTGCGCGAATTCGCTCGTGCCGTCCTGGCCACCGACCCGCAGCACTTCGATCCCGCCGTCGCGCGCGGGCTCGGCTACCCCGATGTCGTCGCGCCGCCGACCTTCGCGATGGTCGTGCAGGACCTCACCCTGCAGCAGCTGCTGGCCGAACCCGACAGCGGAATCGAGCTGGCCCGCGTCCTGCACGCGGAGCAGCGCTTCCGCTACTCGCGTCCGATCGTCGCCGGCGACGAGCTCACTGCGACGCTGTCGGTCTCGGGCGTACGCGTGATGGGCGGCAACGCGATGGTCACCAGTGACGCCGAGATCCGGGATGCTGCGGGCGAGCACGTCGTGACGGCGACCTCCGTCCTCCTGGTCGGGGCTGACGCGTGA
- a CDS encoding MaoC/PaaZ C-terminal domain-containing protein — translation MNAVGDVVAARTVHLTRESLVRYAGASGDFNPIHYRDDIAAEVGLPGVLAHGMLTMGLAVETIVPWLGDAGRILDYGVRFKNPVVVDPESGADLTVTATVGAIDDGSARIDLTVTSAETTVLVKAQVRVALA, via the coding sequence GTGAACGCCGTCGGAGACGTGGTCGCAGCGCGCACCGTGCACCTGACCCGTGAGTCGCTGGTGCGCTACGCCGGAGCATCCGGAGATTTCAATCCCATCCACTATCGCGATGACATCGCCGCAGAGGTGGGTCTCCCGGGCGTTCTCGCGCACGGGATGCTGACGATGGGACTGGCCGTCGAGACCATCGTTCCGTGGCTCGGTGACGCCGGACGCATCCTCGACTACGGCGTGCGGTTCAAGAACCCGGTCGTCGTCGACCCCGAGTCCGGCGCAGACCTGACCGTCACCGCGACCGTGGGCGCGATCGACGATGGCTCGGCGCGCATCGACCTGACCGTCACCTCGGCCGAGACGACCGTCCTGGTCAAGGCCCAGGTCCGCGTCGCGCTCGCCTAG
- a CDS encoding UDP-N-acetylmuramate dehydrogenase, translating into MPAVEPIPLARLTTLRTGGLPERMVDAHSTDELVDALRTAWADREPVLVLGGGSNVFVGDEPFEGTVIRVLTGGIERLSSPRSGFARLRAQSGEGWDEVVAVAVDQGLAGIEAMSGIPGTIGAAPVQNIGAYGQEIVQTLVEVDLIDEDSGEISTVPAADLGLGFRTSVLKHHYGSVPERRAVILSVTLELEEVGESPRTVPGSQLRTALGLAPDAEVSLSWIRDHVLATRARKGMVLDDGDPDTYSAGSFFQNAIVSASFARTLPAECPRWPVTPDMDPVLVIPLTAYQGYVPPTQSRESDVKVSAAWLIEHSGLRKGFKLPRSRASLSTKHALALTNRGSATAAELAELARFIQGRVQAEFGLILQPEPVLVNVVL; encoded by the coding sequence ATGCCTGCCGTCGAACCGATTCCCCTGGCGCGCCTGACGACGCTGCGCACCGGCGGCCTGCCCGAGCGCATGGTGGACGCCCACAGCACCGACGAACTGGTGGACGCGCTGCGGACGGCGTGGGCGGACCGCGAGCCCGTCCTCGTGCTCGGCGGCGGATCGAACGTGTTCGTCGGCGACGAGCCGTTCGAGGGAACCGTGATCCGCGTGCTCACCGGCGGCATCGAGCGGTTGTCGTCACCGCGGTCGGGCTTCGCGCGACTGCGCGCGCAGTCGGGCGAAGGGTGGGACGAGGTGGTCGCCGTCGCCGTGGATCAGGGACTGGCGGGCATCGAAGCGATGTCCGGCATACCCGGCACGATCGGCGCAGCTCCGGTGCAGAACATCGGCGCGTACGGCCAGGAGATCGTGCAGACGCTCGTGGAGGTCGACCTCATCGACGAGGACTCCGGCGAGATCTCCACAGTGCCGGCGGCGGACCTGGGTCTGGGGTTCCGCACGTCGGTGCTCAAGCACCACTACGGCTCGGTCCCCGAACGGCGCGCCGTCATCCTTTCGGTGACCCTCGAGCTGGAGGAGGTGGGTGAGTCCCCGCGGACCGTTCCCGGCAGCCAGCTGCGGACGGCCCTCGGACTCGCGCCCGATGCCGAGGTCTCCCTCTCCTGGATCCGCGATCACGTCCTCGCCACACGCGCTCGGAAGGGCATGGTCCTGGATGACGGCGACCCCGACACCTACAGCGCAGGGTCGTTCTTCCAGAACGCCATCGTCTCGGCATCGTTCGCCCGCACCCTCCCCGCGGAGTGCCCCCGCTGGCCGGTCACACCCGACATGGACCCGGTGCTGGTCATTCCACTGACGGCATATCAGGGGTATGTCCCGCCGACCCAGAGCCGGGAGTCCGACGTGAAGGTCAGCGCCGCCTGGCTGATCGAGCACTCGGGCCTTCGCAAGGGCTTCAAGCTGCCGCGATCACGAGCGTCCCTGTCGACCAAGCACGCTCTGGCCCTGACGAACCGCGGATCGGCGACCGCCGCCGAGCTCGCCGAGCTCGCACGGTTCATCCAGGGCCGCGTGCAGGCCGAGTTCGGGCTGATCCTGCAACCCGAACCGGTCCTGGTGAACGTCGTACTCTGA
- a CDS encoding pyridoxal phosphate-dependent aminotransferase — protein sequence MTERAPLSRKLSAIAESATLKVDAKAKALQAAGRPVISYAAGEPDFATPQFIVDAAAEALHDPANYRYTPAVGLPVLREAIAAKTLHDSGLEVDPSQIVVTNGGKQSVYQAFQAVVNPGDEVLLPAPYWTTYPEAIALADGVPVEVFAGADQEYKVTVEQLEAARTDRTTALVFVSPSNPTGSVYTPEETRAIGEWAVEHGIWIISDEIYQNLVYEGARAVSIVEAVPDAAAQTILVNGVAKTYAMTGWRVGWMVGPKDAIKLAANLQSHLSSNVNNVAQRAALAALTGPQTEAEEFRLAFDRRRKLIVEELAKIEGVTVPNPLGAFYVYPDVQGLLGREWAGSTPTTSLELADLILEKAEVAVVPGEAFGPSGYLRLSYALGDDALLEGVQRLQRLFA from the coding sequence GTGACCGAACGCGCTCCCCTGTCCCGCAAACTCTCCGCGATCGCCGAGTCGGCGACCCTCAAGGTCGACGCCAAGGCCAAGGCACTGCAGGCCGCCGGCCGACCGGTGATCTCGTACGCGGCGGGCGAGCCCGACTTCGCCACGCCGCAGTTCATCGTGGATGCGGCCGCCGAAGCGCTGCACGACCCGGCCAACTACCGCTACACACCCGCAGTCGGCCTGCCGGTGCTGCGCGAAGCCATCGCCGCCAAGACGCTGCACGACTCCGGGCTGGAGGTCGACCCGTCGCAGATCGTCGTCACCAACGGTGGCAAGCAGTCCGTGTATCAGGCGTTCCAGGCCGTGGTGAACCCCGGTGACGAAGTGCTGCTGCCCGCCCCCTATTGGACGACCTACCCCGAAGCGATCGCCCTGGCCGACGGCGTGCCGGTCGAGGTCTTCGCCGGCGCCGACCAGGAATACAAGGTCACCGTCGAGCAGCTGGAGGCGGCGCGCACAGACCGGACGACGGCGCTGGTGTTCGTCTCGCCCTCGAACCCGACCGGATCCGTCTACACCCCCGAAGAGACGCGGGCGATCGGCGAGTGGGCCGTGGAGCACGGCATCTGGATCATCTCGGACGAGATCTATCAGAACCTCGTCTACGAGGGGGCGCGTGCGGTCTCGATCGTGGAGGCGGTGCCGGATGCCGCGGCCCAGACGATCCTCGTCAACGGCGTCGCCAAGACCTACGCGATGACCGGCTGGCGCGTGGGCTGGATGGTCGGACCCAAAGACGCGATCAAGCTCGCCGCGAACCTTCAGTCGCACCTGTCGAGCAACGTGAACAACGTCGCGCAGCGCGCCGCGCTGGCTGCCCTCACGGGGCCGCAGACCGAGGCAGAGGAGTTCCGGCTGGCATTCGACCGGCGCCGCAAGCTCATCGTCGAAGAGCTCGCGAAGATCGAGGGCGTGACGGTGCCGAACCCGCTCGGCGCGTTCTACGTCTACCCCGACGTGCAGGGGCTGCTCGGTCGGGAGTGGGCGGGTTCGACCCCCACGACCTCACTGGAGCTGGCCGACCTCATCCTCGAGAAGGCCGAGGTCGCTGTCGTCCCCGGTGAGGCCTTCGGCCCCAGCGGATACCTGCGCCTGTCGTACGCGCTCGGCGACGACGCGCTGCTGGAGGGTGTGCAGCGCCTGCAGCGGCTCTTCGCCTGA